Proteins encoded together in one Micromonospora auratinigra window:
- a CDS encoding LysR family transcriptional regulator has product MKVSLDLLRSFLAVHRSGSVTGAAELLGLAQPTVTAQLRALEEAVGRPLFDRLPRGVTPTAAGDELARRVADPLDRLAAVLADDTATPYPRTVFLGGPAEFLAERLLPALAGLVGDGLELRVTAGLPEQLLDDLVAGRLDVAVTSVRPRRRGVAVEPLYDEEFVLVAAPDWADRLPDPVTPQALRDVPLVAYAEEAPILRRYWRTVFDTRLTRTPSLVVPDLRAVRAAVAAGAGASVLPTYLCRDELASGAVRALLAPPVPPLNTLFLAVRPGLGGRREVQAVRRTLRAAADGW; this is encoded by the coding sequence GTGAAGGTGTCGTTGGACCTGCTCCGCAGCTTTCTCGCCGTACACCGGTCCGGGTCGGTCACCGGGGCGGCGGAGCTGCTCGGGCTGGCCCAGCCGACGGTGACCGCGCAGCTGCGCGCACTGGAGGAGGCCGTCGGCCGGCCGCTCTTCGACCGGCTGCCCCGGGGCGTCACCCCGACCGCGGCCGGCGACGAGCTGGCCCGCCGGGTCGCCGACCCGCTGGACCGGCTGGCCGCCGTGCTGGCCGACGACACGGCCACCCCGTACCCCCGGACGGTGTTCCTCGGCGGGCCGGCCGAGTTCCTCGCCGAGCGGCTGCTGCCGGCGCTGGCCGGGCTGGTCGGCGACGGCCTGGAACTGCGGGTCACCGCCGGCCTGCCGGAGCAGCTCCTGGACGACCTGGTCGCCGGGCGGCTGGACGTGGCGGTGACCAGCGTGCGGCCCCGGCGTCGGGGGGTGGCCGTCGAGCCGCTCTACGACGAGGAGTTCGTGCTGGTCGCCGCCCCGGACTGGGCGGACCGGCTGCCCGACCCGGTCACCCCGCAGGCGCTGCGGGACGTGCCCCTGGTCGCGTACGCCGAGGAGGCCCCGATCCTGCGCCGGTACTGGCGGACGGTCTTCGACACCCGGCTCACCCGAACGCCCAGCCTGGTGGTGCCGGACCTGCGGGCGGTCCGGGCGGCGGTGGCGGCGGGCGCCGGGGCGAGCGTGCTGCCGACGTACCTCTGCCGGGACGAGCTGGCCTCCGGCGCGGTGCGGGCGCTGCTCGCGCCCCCGGTGCCCCCGCTCAACACGCTCTTCCTGGCGGTGCGACCCGGGCTGGGCGGGCGGCGCGAGGTGCAGGCGGTCCGGCGGACGCTGCGGGCGGCGGCGGACGGCTGGTGA
- a CDS encoding type 1 glutamine amidotransferase domain-containing protein encodes MTRALIALTSHRELGETGRTTGYYVGEAAEPWEVFRAAGYDVDLVSVAGGEPPTDGRDENDKTQNDFLATAGVQHTPKAADVDGSGYDIVVFAGGHGTMWDFPDDEHLARIARTVYERGGVVAAVCHGPSALVNLKLSDGSYLVAGKRVAGFTNDEEAAVGLTDQVPFLLADKLTEAGAQHVPAPNFTEHVVVDERLVTGQNPQSARALAEAVVKLVSA; translated from the coding sequence ATGACTCGTGCACTCATCGCTCTGACCAGTCACCGCGAGCTCGGCGAGACCGGCCGCACCACCGGCTACTACGTGGGCGAGGCCGCGGAGCCGTGGGAGGTCTTCCGGGCCGCCGGCTACGACGTGGACCTCGTCTCGGTCGCCGGCGGCGAGCCGCCGACGGACGGCCGGGACGAGAACGACAAGACCCAGAACGACTTCCTCGCCACCGCCGGGGTGCAGCACACCCCGAAGGCCGCCGACGTCGACGGGAGCGGATACGACATCGTGGTGTTCGCCGGCGGTCACGGCACCATGTGGGACTTTCCGGACGACGAGCACCTGGCCCGCATCGCCCGCACCGTCTACGAGCGCGGCGGCGTGGTGGCGGCCGTCTGCCACGGCCCCTCGGCGCTGGTGAACCTGAAGCTCTCGGACGGCTCGTACCTGGTCGCCGGGAAGCGGGTGGCCGGCTTCACCAACGACGAGGAGGCGGCGGTCGGCCTCACCGACCAGGTGCCGTTCCTGCTCGCCGACAAGCTCACCGAGGCCGGCGCCCAGCACGTGCCCGCGCCGAACTTCACCGAGCACGTGGTCGTCGACGAGCGCCTGGTCACCGGCCAGAACCCGCAGTCCGCCCGCGCCCTGGCCGAGGCCGTCGTCAAGCTGGTCTCCGCCTGA
- a CDS encoding histidine phosphatase family protein, whose protein sequence is MASRLLFLARHGEQHRAEHESPEVGLSERGRRQATLLGERLRDAGIQAVHHGPLPRAAETAALVGAALPGVPVHVSDDIGDHLPHDTDPTGLPPAYAGLLAEYDAAERVDGPRRTAAAVARFATAPAEGDVRELVVTHSFLIAWLVRHALDAPERRWLGLNLHNAGLTVIRYSSGGPPNLIAVNDTAHLPPDLRATGLPPDYRF, encoded by the coding sequence ATGGCGAGCCGCCTGCTCTTCCTGGCCCGGCACGGCGAGCAGCACCGCGCGGAGCACGAGTCGCCCGAGGTGGGCCTCTCCGAGCGGGGCCGGCGGCAGGCGACCCTGCTCGGCGAGCGGCTGCGGGACGCGGGCATCCAGGCGGTGCACCACGGGCCGCTGCCCCGGGCCGCCGAGACGGCCGCCCTGGTCGGCGCCGCGCTGCCCGGCGTGCCCGTGCACGTCTCGGACGACATCGGGGACCACCTGCCGCACGACACCGACCCGACCGGCCTGCCCCCGGCGTACGCCGGCCTGCTGGCGGAGTACGACGCGGCCGAGCGGGTCGACGGGCCGCGCCGTACGGCGGCGGCGGTGGCCCGCTTCGCGACCGCGCCCGCCGAGGGGGACGTCCGCGAGCTGGTGGTGACGCACAGCTTCCTGATCGCCTGGCTGGTCCGGCACGCGCTGGACGCCCCGGAGCGGCGCTGGCTCGGCCTGAACCTGCACAACGCCGGCCTCACCGTGATCCGCTACAGCAGCGGCGGCCCGCCGAACCTGATCGCCGTCAACGACACCGCCCACCTCCCACCCGACCTGCGCGCCACCGGCCTCCCGCCCGACTACCGCTTCTGA
- a CDS encoding VOC family protein, with translation MTMNAISRSQIYVLDQDEALDFYVGKLGLEVAADQDLGFMRWLTVRVPGDQVHEILLEVPGPPALDPATAGQVRELLTKGAMGGWLCLTTDDARKTYEDLAAKGVDVTDEPTERPYGIDFGIRDPFGNRIRIGQMFQG, from the coding sequence ATGACGATGAACGCGATTTCCCGCTCCCAGATCTACGTGCTCGACCAGGACGAGGCGCTCGACTTCTACGTCGGCAAGCTCGGCCTGGAGGTGGCCGCCGACCAGGATCTCGGCTTCATGCGCTGGCTGACGGTCCGGGTCCCCGGCGACCAGGTGCACGAGATCCTGCTGGAGGTGCCGGGCCCGCCGGCGCTGGACCCGGCGACCGCCGGGCAGGTGCGGGAGCTGCTGACCAAGGGGGCGATGGGCGGCTGGCTCTGCCTCACCACCGACGACGCCCGCAAGACGTACGAGGACCTGGCGGCGAAGGGCGTGGACGTCACCGACGAGCCGACCGAGCGGCCGTACGGGATCGACTTCGGCATCCGCGACCCGTTCGGCAACCGGATCCGGATCGGCCAGATGTTCCAGGGCTGA
- a CDS encoding helix-turn-helix domain-containing protein, giving the protein MSRAVEESNRAMLRARDAMDRAYAQPLDIPALARIAHVSEAHFIRTFRATFGETPHRYLQRRRVERAMSMLLETTEDVTAICYAVGFGSLGTFSRTFREIVGESPSDFRRRRSAGAAQVPSCFAKSWTRPSSFG; this is encoded by the coding sequence GTGAGCCGGGCCGTCGAGGAGTCCAACCGGGCGATGCTGCGGGCCCGGGACGCGATGGACCGGGCGTACGCGCAGCCGCTGGACATTCCCGCACTGGCCCGGATCGCGCACGTCTCCGAGGCGCACTTCATCCGGACCTTCCGGGCCACCTTCGGCGAGACGCCGCACCGCTACCTGCAACGGCGTCGGGTCGAGCGGGCCATGTCGATGCTGCTGGAGACGACCGAGGACGTGACCGCGATCTGCTACGCCGTCGGGTTCGGCAGCCTCGGCACGTTCAGCCGGACGTTCCGGGAGATCGTCGGCGAGTCGCCCAGCGACTTCCGGCGGCGCCGGTCGGCCGGCGCGGCGCAGGTGCCGAGCTGCTTCGCCAAGTCCTGGACCAGACCCAGCAGTTTTGGATAA
- a CDS encoding sigma-70 family RNA polymerase sigma factor: MADAGLLAQRFEEQRPRLRAVAQRMLGSTAEADDAVQDTWLRLSRADVDGIGNLPGWLTTTVGRVCLDRLRSAGARHEESTDAVGAEPAGGRDPEQEALLAETVGQALEVVLTTLGPTERLVFVLHDMFAVSFEEIAPVVDRSAPAVRQIAGRARRRVQARSADPVTDPARQRRVVEAFLAASREGHFDALVALLDPHVVLREDATAVRMGGTAEVRGSAAVAGFFNGRAQAAVPAYVDGAAGAVVVLDGRIRLALSFTVTDRIIGIEAVADADQLAALDLVVGG, encoded by the coding sequence GTGGCGGACGCCGGCCTGTTGGCCCAGCGCTTCGAGGAGCAGCGGCCCCGGCTGCGGGCGGTGGCGCAGCGGATGCTCGGCTCGACGGCCGAGGCGGACGACGCCGTGCAGGACACCTGGCTGCGGCTGAGCCGCGCCGACGTCGACGGGATCGGCAACCTGCCGGGCTGGCTGACCACCACGGTCGGGCGGGTCTGCCTGGACCGGCTGCGGTCCGCCGGCGCCCGGCACGAGGAGAGCACCGACGCGGTCGGGGCGGAGCCGGCCGGCGGGCGGGACCCGGAGCAGGAGGCGCTGCTCGCCGAGACGGTCGGTCAGGCGCTGGAGGTCGTGCTCACCACCCTGGGGCCCACCGAACGGCTGGTCTTCGTGCTGCACGACATGTTCGCCGTCTCCTTCGAGGAGATCGCCCCGGTGGTCGACCGCAGCGCCCCCGCGGTGCGGCAGATCGCCGGCCGGGCCCGTCGCCGGGTGCAGGCCCGGTCGGCCGATCCGGTGACCGATCCGGCCCGCCAGCGCCGGGTGGTCGAGGCGTTCCTGGCCGCCTCCCGGGAGGGGCACTTCGACGCGCTGGTCGCCCTGCTCGACCCGCACGTGGTGCTGCGCGAGGACGCCACCGCCGTGCGGATGGGCGGGACCGCCGAGGTACGCGGCTCGGCCGCCGTCGCCGGCTTCTTCAACGGCCGGGCCCAGGCGGCGGTGCCCGCGTACGTGGACGGGGCGGCCGGCGCGGTGGTGGTGCTGGACGGCCGGATCCGGCTGGCGCTGAGCTTCACCGTCACCGACCGGATCATCGGCATCGAGGCGGTGGCCGATGCGGACCAGCTCGCCGCGCTCGACCTGGTGGTCGGCGGGTGA
- a CDS encoding carboxymuconolactone decarboxylase family protein gives MAIEARIQNPAYLLPDAVKAINLLYKAAHSAGVPGGTLELVHLRASQINGCSACVDSGARDARKHGETEERLFAVAAWRETPYFTEAERAALDLAESATRLADRSDPVPDAVWAEAARHFGEQELAALVLWIATTNFFNRINAATRQQAPQNWG, from the coding sequence ATGGCGATCGAAGCTCGGATCCAGAACCCGGCGTACCTGCTCCCGGACGCCGTGAAGGCGATCAACCTGCTCTACAAGGCCGCCCACTCGGCCGGCGTACCCGGCGGCACCCTGGAACTGGTCCACCTGCGGGCCAGCCAGATCAACGGGTGCAGCGCCTGCGTGGACTCCGGGGCCCGGGACGCCCGCAAGCACGGCGAGACCGAGGAGCGGCTCTTCGCGGTCGCCGCCTGGCGGGAGACCCCGTACTTCACCGAGGCCGAGCGGGCCGCGCTCGACCTCGCCGAGTCGGCCACCCGGCTGGCCGACCGGAGCGACCCGGTGCCGGACGCCGTCTGGGCCGAGGCGGCCCGGCACTTCGGCGAGCAGGAACTGGCCGCGCTGGTGCTCTGGATCGCCACCACCAACTTCTTCAACCGGATCAACGCGGCCACCCGGCAGCAGGCCCCACAGAACTGGGGCTGA
- a CDS encoding class I SAM-dependent methyltransferase, with product MTTDKWAQWLLTRRDGDSADLRARHATQLAEFRDGVLAGADLAADDVVLDVGCGTGLIGFGALERLGPDGRVIFSDVSAHVLDECRRTAGGDGRCSFVVASADDLTGIADATVDVVTTRSVLIYSDRKAAAFAEFFRVLRPGGRISLFEPVNRFAEQLRPDDLFGIGNSPVDDLIAKVCEVYRSTTAAATRPMTDFDERDLVDWAVTAGFEAVELDYRARVDVPADPIGDWETLKRSAPNPLVPTYGEAIAAALTEAERERLDSYLTGLTTAGTPTRRTAATAFLRARRPYRNR from the coding sequence GTGACGACGGACAAGTGGGCACAGTGGCTGCTGACCCGCCGGGACGGCGACAGCGCGGACCTGCGCGCCCGCCACGCGACGCAGCTGGCGGAGTTCCGTGACGGGGTCCTCGCCGGCGCCGACCTGGCGGCCGACGACGTCGTCCTCGACGTGGGCTGCGGGACCGGCTTGATCGGATTCGGCGCGCTGGAGCGACTCGGCCCGGACGGCCGGGTCATCTTCAGCGACGTCTCGGCGCACGTGCTCGACGAGTGCCGGCGCACCGCCGGTGGCGACGGGCGGTGCAGCTTCGTGGTCGCGTCGGCCGACGATCTCACCGGCATCGCCGACGCCACCGTCGACGTCGTGACCACCCGGTCGGTGCTCATCTACTCCGATCGCAAGGCCGCCGCCTTCGCAGAGTTCTTCCGGGTCCTGCGGCCGGGCGGGCGGATCTCCCTGTTCGAGCCCGTCAACCGCTTCGCCGAGCAGCTCCGGCCCGACGACCTGTTCGGCATCGGCAACTCACCCGTGGACGACCTGATCGCCAAGGTCTGCGAGGTCTACCGGAGCACCACCGCGGCAGCCACCCGACCGATGACGGACTTCGACGAACGTGACCTCGTCGACTGGGCGGTGACCGCCGGCTTCGAGGCGGTGGAGCTGGACTACCGCGCCCGGGTCGACGTACCCGCCGACCCGATCGGGGACTGGGAGACGCTCAAGCGCTCGGCACCCAACCCGTTGGTCCCCACGTACGGCGAAGCGATCGCCGCCGCCCTGACCGAGGCGGAACGCGAGCGCCTCGACTCGTACCTGACCGGCTTGACCACGGCTGGTACGCCGACGCGGCGCACCGCGGCCACGGCGTTCCTCCGCGCCCGGCGTCCGTACCGGAACCGCTGA
- a CDS encoding ABC transporter ATP-binding protein — protein MATVTYAKASRIYPGTERPAVNQLNLEIGDGEFLVLVGPSGCGKSTSLRMLAGLEDVDDGAIYIDDRDVTHLPPKARDIAMVFQNYALYPHMTVYENMAFALKLRKTSKSEIDRRVKEAAGLLQLEEFLNRKPKALSGGQRQRVAMGRAIVREPQVFLMDEPLSNLDAKLRVQTRTQIASLQAKLGITTVYVTHDQVEAMTMGHRVAVMLDGVLQQVDTPRALYDTPANVFVAGFIGSPAMNIKTVPLTEQGAAFAELHIPLSREQVAAARAEGGDGKVTVGFRPEDCDLVSPNEGGMPVVVELVEDLGSDANVYGHAALEGHNERFVVRTDRRTMPNMGDTVFVKPRTGQSHVFHAGTGTRI, from the coding sequence ATGGCTACGGTCACCTACGCGAAGGCGTCCCGGATCTACCCGGGCACCGAGCGCCCCGCCGTCAACCAGCTCAACCTGGAGATCGGCGACGGCGAGTTCCTCGTCCTCGTCGGCCCGTCGGGTTGCGGCAAGTCCACCAGCCTGCGGATGCTCGCCGGCCTGGAGGACGTCGACGACGGCGCGATCTACATCGACGACCGCGACGTCACCCACCTGCCGCCGAAGGCCCGCGACATCGCGATGGTCTTCCAGAACTACGCCCTCTACCCGCACATGACGGTGTACGAGAACATGGCGTTCGCCCTCAAGCTGCGCAAGACCTCGAAGTCGGAGATCGACCGGCGGGTCAAGGAGGCGGCCGGGCTGCTCCAGCTGGAGGAGTTCCTCAACCGCAAGCCGAAGGCGCTCTCCGGTGGTCAGCGCCAGCGGGTCGCGATGGGTCGCGCGATCGTGCGTGAGCCGCAGGTCTTCCTGATGGACGAGCCGCTGTCGAACCTCGACGCCAAGCTGCGGGTGCAGACCCGTACGCAGATCGCGTCGCTGCAGGCGAAGCTCGGCATCACCACCGTCTACGTCACCCACGACCAGGTCGAGGCCATGACCATGGGTCACCGGGTCGCGGTCATGCTCGACGGTGTGCTCCAGCAGGTGGACACCCCGCGGGCGCTCTACGACACCCCGGCCAACGTCTTCGTCGCGGGCTTCATCGGCTCCCCCGCCATGAACATCAAGACCGTGCCGCTGACCGAGCAGGGCGCCGCCTTCGCCGAGCTGCACATCCCGCTCAGCCGGGAGCAGGTCGCCGCGGCCCGCGCCGAGGGCGGCGACGGCAAGGTGACCGTCGGCTTCCGTCCGGAGGACTGCGACCTGGTCAGCCCGAACGAGGGCGGCATGCCGGTCGTGGTCGAGCTGGTCGAGGACCTGGGCTCGGACGCCAACGTCTACGGTCACGCCGCGCTGGAGGGCCACAACGAGCGCTTCGTGGTCCGCACCGACCGGCGCACCATGCCGAACATGGGCGACACCGTGTTCGTCAAGCCGCGTACCGGCCAGAGCCACGTGTTCCACGCCGGCACCGGCACCCGGATCTGA
- the rlmB gene encoding 23S rRNA (guanosine(2251)-2'-O)-methyltransferase RlmB, whose translation MAGNSQRRGRRLTPKAGAPKGSGGKNKDSLAGRGKTLPADERPWHKAYSGTEKLPQRTAWKQDKERRAAAEEGRAPKIGQPGTKDTTWGKGSRAGAPFKGGKGKAPAGRGGPRVAPGRRSNPVKDSPELLVGRNPVLESLRAAVPATALYTAQGIEVDDRVKEIVRTAADRGIAILEVSRAELDRMTGGVLHQGVGLQVPPFAYEPFEDLVAASLEQAAPLLVALDGVTDPRNLGAVIRSAAAFGAQGIFVPERRAAGITATAWRTSAGAAARVPVAQVTNLTRALKACKEAGFIVVGLDADGDTDLYDLEAAVGPVVVVVGSEGRGLSRLVGETCDLTVSIPMVSDVESLNASVAAAVTLAEISRRRAVEA comes from the coding sequence ATGGCCGGCAACTCGCAGCGCCGTGGCCGACGGCTGACGCCGAAGGCGGGCGCCCCGAAGGGCTCCGGCGGCAAGAACAAGGATTCCCTCGCCGGTCGCGGGAAGACCCTGCCGGCCGACGAGCGTCCCTGGCACAAGGCTTACTCGGGCACCGAGAAGCTGCCCCAGCGCACCGCCTGGAAGCAGGACAAGGAGCGCCGCGCGGCGGCCGAGGAGGGGCGCGCCCCCAAGATCGGCCAGCCGGGCACCAAGGACACCACCTGGGGCAAGGGCAGCCGCGCCGGGGCGCCGTTCAAGGGCGGCAAGGGCAAGGCCCCCGCCGGCCGTGGCGGACCCCGGGTCGCCCCCGGCCGCCGGTCGAACCCGGTCAAGGACAGCCCCGAGCTGCTGGTCGGGCGGAACCCGGTGCTGGAGTCGCTGCGCGCCGCGGTGCCGGCGACCGCCCTCTACACCGCGCAGGGCATCGAGGTCGACGACCGGGTCAAGGAGATCGTCCGGACGGCCGCCGACCGGGGCATCGCCATCCTGGAGGTCAGCCGGGCCGAGCTGGACCGGATGACCGGCGGGGTGCTGCACCAGGGCGTCGGCCTCCAGGTGCCGCCGTTCGCGTACGAGCCGTTCGAGGATTTGGTGGCGGCCTCGCTGGAGCAGGCCGCCCCGCTGCTGGTCGCGCTGGACGGCGTCACCGACCCGCGCAACCTCGGCGCGGTGATCCGCTCCGCCGCCGCGTTCGGCGCGCAGGGCATCTTCGTACCGGAGCGGCGGGCCGCCGGGATCACCGCGACCGCCTGGCGGACCAGCGCCGGCGCGGCCGCGCGGGTGCCGGTCGCCCAGGTCACCAACCTGACCCGGGCGCTCAAGGCGTGCAAGGAGGCCGGCTTCATCGTGGTCGGCCTCGATGCCGACGGCGACACCGACCTGTACGACCTCGAAGCGGCGGTCGGCCCGGTGGTCGTGGTCGTCGGCTCCGAGGGGCGCGGGCTGTCCCGGCTGGTCGGCGAGACCTGCGACCTGACCGTGAGCATCCCGATGGTCTCCGACGTCGAGTCGCTCAACGCCAGCGTCGCCGCCGCGGTCACCCTCGCCGAGATCTCCCGCCGGCGCGCCGTCGAGGCGTAG
- the cysS gene encoding cysteine--tRNA ligase, with protein MTLRLYDTATRSVRDFVPREAGKVGVYLCGLTLQAPPHIGHLRSGVNYDVLRRWLTASGFEVTFIRNLTDIDDKILVKATEQGRPFWSIAYANEQILAQSYRALNVLPPTYEPRATGHVPEMHQLIARLIETGHAYPATDGSGDVYFDVASWPAYGSLSGQSPADMQSAGDAPDRGKRDPRDFALWKGAKPDEPADAYWPSPWGRGRPGWHIECSAMCWRYLGAEFDIHGGGLDLTFPHHENELAQSQAADLPFARYWVHHGLLGIGGTKMGKSLGNTLDLDYVASLGVRPVELRYYYAAAHYRSRIDYSEDALREAAVAYRRIEGFVQRAAERVGAGQPGELPGGFVAAMDDDLNTSAALAVLHEVVRDGNTALTAGEDVTVRTTLAATRAMLDILGVDPLDPAWTGGGHEDDLRGVVDSLIVLALEQRAQARSRKDWAAADAVRDQLKQAGVAVEDTPQGPRWTIGKQD; from the coding sequence GTGACGCTACGCCTGTATGACACCGCCACCCGATCGGTGCGGGACTTCGTCCCGCGGGAAGCCGGCAAGGTGGGGGTCTACCTGTGTGGTCTCACCCTCCAGGCCCCGCCGCACATCGGTCACCTTCGCTCCGGCGTCAACTACGACGTGCTGCGTCGCTGGCTGACCGCGTCCGGTTTCGAGGTCACCTTCATCCGCAACCTGACCGACATCGACGACAAGATCCTGGTCAAGGCGACGGAGCAGGGTCGGCCGTTCTGGTCGATCGCGTACGCCAACGAGCAGATCCTGGCGCAGTCCTACCGGGCGCTGAACGTGCTGCCGCCGACGTACGAGCCGCGCGCCACCGGGCACGTCCCGGAGATGCACCAGCTCATCGCGCGGTTGATCGAGACCGGGCACGCCTACCCGGCGACCGACGGATCCGGCGACGTCTACTTCGACGTGGCCTCCTGGCCGGCGTACGGGTCGCTCTCCGGCCAGTCCCCGGCCGACATGCAGTCCGCCGGGGACGCCCCCGACCGGGGCAAGCGCGACCCGCGCGACTTCGCGCTCTGGAAGGGCGCCAAACCGGACGAGCCGGCGGACGCCTACTGGCCGTCGCCGTGGGGCCGCGGGCGACCCGGCTGGCACATCGAGTGCTCGGCCATGTGCTGGCGCTACCTGGGCGCGGAGTTCGACATCCACGGCGGCGGGCTCGACCTGACCTTCCCGCACCACGAGAACGAGCTCGCCCAGTCGCAGGCGGCCGACCTGCCGTTCGCCCGCTACTGGGTGCACCACGGCCTGCTCGGCATCGGCGGCACCAAGATGGGCAAGTCGCTGGGGAACACCCTCGACCTCGACTACGTGGCCTCCCTCGGGGTGCGTCCGGTCGAGCTGCGCTACTACTACGCCGCCGCGCACTACCGCTCCCGGATCGACTACTCCGAGGACGCGCTGCGCGAGGCCGCCGTCGCCTACCGGCGTATCGAGGGCTTCGTCCAGCGGGCCGCCGAGCGGGTCGGCGCGGGGCAGCCCGGTGAGCTGCCGGGCGGCTTCGTCGCGGCGATGGACGACGACCTCAACACCTCGGCCGCCCTCGCAGTGCTGCACGAGGTGGTCCGGGACGGCAACACCGCGCTGACCGCGGGCGAGGATGTGACCGTCCGCACGACCCTGGCCGCGACCCGGGCCATGCTGGATATCCTCGGCGTCGACCCCCTGGACCCGGCCTGGACCGGTGGTGGCCACGAGGACGACCTGCGCGGCGTGGTGGACTCGCTGATCGTGCTCGCCCTCGAACAGCGCGCCCAGGCCCGCAGCCGCAAGGACTGGGCCGCCGCCGACGCCGTACGCGACCAGCTCAAGCAGGCCGGTGTGGCGGTCGAGGACACCCCCCAGGGACCCCGTTGGACGATCGGAAAGCAGGACTGA
- a CDS encoding IclR family transcriptional regulator encodes MDPAARAPETAQTLDRGLRLLHLVADAPGGLTVTEAANRLNIGRAAVYRLVGALAGHGLLRRDGAGRLRLGVGVLHLARRAQPLLAEGALPALRRLAEQAGATAHLTVVEGGEGVALAVVEPSWTAFHVAYRTGSRHPLERGAAGRAILAGRAGVDGPVSTSGELQSGAYGVAAPVLGVAGLEASVGVVSLTPLAVDVVGPQVTAAATAIADALS; translated from the coding sequence GTGGACCCGGCGGCGCGCGCACCCGAGACGGCCCAGACCCTGGACCGGGGGCTGCGCCTGTTGCACCTGGTCGCGGACGCGCCCGGCGGGCTGACCGTCACCGAGGCGGCGAACCGGCTGAACATCGGCCGGGCGGCGGTCTACCGGCTGGTCGGGGCGCTGGCCGGACACGGCCTGCTGCGCCGCGACGGCGCGGGCCGGCTGCGGCTCGGGGTCGGCGTGCTGCACCTGGCCCGGCGGGCCCAGCCGCTGCTCGCCGAGGGGGCTCTGCCGGCGCTGCGCCGGCTGGCCGAGCAGGCCGGCGCGACGGCCCACCTGACCGTGGTGGAGGGCGGGGAGGGCGTCGCCCTGGCGGTGGTGGAGCCGAGCTGGACGGCGTTCCACGTGGCGTACCGGACCGGGTCCCGGCACCCGCTGGAGCGGGGCGCGGCGGGTCGGGCCATCCTGGCCGGCCGGGCCGGCGTCGACGGCCCGGTGAGCACCAGCGGCGAACTCCAGTCCGGGGCGTACGGGGTGGCCGCCCCGGTGCTCGGGGTGGCCGGCCTGGAGGCGAGCGTCGGGGTGGTGTCGTTGACCCCGTTGGCCGTGGACGTGGTCGGTCCGCAGGTGACGGCCGCCGCCACGGCGATCGCCGACGCGCTCTCCTGA